From Cydia fagiglandana chromosome 24, ilCydFagi1.1, whole genome shotgun sequence, a single genomic window includes:
- the LOC134676394 gene encoding zinc finger protein 845-like, with protein sequence MSLSAYRLVDLKCTECGKMFEYFRNLVMHVRKNHMEKLLPCEQCDKSFNKKSELMAHCRIYHRRAGYQCVKCERCFRTSSLLRLHLINTHGSSERKCTRILSSLRARNSIISEDALTPFEDLEDCEIETQRKRLRERNAIAKKNRENIACILNMTTAIPFKYYQNRFTCFHCSKDFNEHEDMRTHTLMEHPFYDLERKCPKSLKGVNLCIKLDISSLSCRICFEPFTDFDLLVDHLIMNHKANYDKNVTGIMQLFRLEKYNMGCPLCPQSFSYFNILLKHMNQEHSAKTHLCSNCGAVFASEAILTMHIARIHGPKVFKCSDCNIELNSALKLKSHRAKTHGVREVPCQKCSEKFPSEYERQKHLIQAHDIGHKCTYCGKMFVKNSFMRNHIRRTHMEEKNVQCTVCNHKFFDNILLKIHMVKHIGERDFHCDVCGKSFYWKKNLRVHMASHNKQAKIINL encoded by the coding sequence ATGTCTTTATCCGCCTATAGACTAGTAGATCTCAAATGCACTGAATGCGGTAAGATGTTTGAATATTTCCGTAATTTAGTTATGCATGTGAGAAAGAATCATATGGAGAAACTGCTGCCTTGCGAGCAATGCGATAAAAGCTTTAACAAGAAGTCAGAGTTGATGGCTCATTGTAGAATATACCACAGGCGTGCGGGCTACCAGTGCGTAAAATGCGAACGATGCTTCCGAACCTCCAGCTTACTCCGACTCCATCTCATCAACACCCACGGCTCCTCTGAACGGAAATGCACTAGGATCCTTTCCAGTTTGCGAGCAAGAAACTCAATAATATCTGAAGACGCCTTAACACCATTCGAAGATTTAGAAGACTGCGAAATTGAAACGCAAAGGAAAAGACTGCGCGAAAGGAACGCTATAGCTAAAAAGAATAGAGAGAATATCGCTTGCATTTTAAACATGACTACGGCGATACCTTTCAAGTACTATCAGAATAGATTCACTTGTTTTCATTGCTCGAAAGACTTCAATGAGCATGAAGACATGCGAACACACACTCTTATGGAGCATCCGTTTTACGATTTAGAGAGAAAATGTCCGAAATCGCTCAAAGGCGTCAACTTGTGTATAAAACTCGATATATCATCTCTATCTTGTAGGATTTGCTTTGAGCCGTTTACAGATTTTGATTTGTTAGTCGATCATTTAATCATGAATCATAAAGCGAATTATGATAAAAATGTAACAGGGATTATGCAGCTTTTTAGACTTGAGAAGTACAATATGGGGTGCCCTCTCTGTCCTCAATCATTCTCTTATTTCAACATCCTCCTTAAGCATATGAATCAAGAACATTCAGCCAAAACGCATCTTTGTTCGAACTGCGGAGCGGTGTTCGCTAGCGAAGCTATTCTCACCATGCATATAGCTAGAATACACGGCCCTAAAGTCTTCAAATGTTCGGACTGCAACATAGAATTAAACTCAGCCTTAAAGTTGAAGAGCCACAGAGCAAAAACTCACGGGGTCCGTGAGGTCCCCTGCCAAAAGTGCTCCGAAAAATTCCCCTCCGAATACGAGCGACAAAAACACCTGATTCAAGCTCACGATATTGGCCATAAATGCACGTATTGTGGTAAAATGTTTGTTAAAAACTCCTTTATGAGAAACCACATACGACGAACTCATATGGAGGAGAAAAATGTACAATGTACTGTTTGTAATCATAAGTTTTTCGACAATATTCTGCTGAAGATTCATATGGTAAAACATATCGGAGAAAGAGATTTTCATTGCGATGTTTGTGGCAAGAGTTTTTATTGGAAGAAAAACTTGCGGGTGCACATGGCGTCTCATAATAAACAAGCGAAAATTATAAACTTATAG
- the LOC134676402 gene encoding zinc finger protein 26-like, protein MYIEQFKLIDLSCPLCKENFTEMEILNAHVTSHSNNLQCELCSEMFSKKKGLKLHKQLVHTYDYNKYEEQIDIKEEPDVIETKVKTFDPDAVEKKRIAKLRRQNIACVLNMSTATPFKYYMNRFRCFYCSKNHPEFEPIKTHTLTKHTYCDPEGIAMKSIKGKDAIVKVDISSLACKLCCMSISDLDALSDHLVSNHHTKHDKLMMDIVQPFKIAKDNMACPLCPNVAFRYFVKLLEHMNESHSNNNVICVYCGQAFRSTPSYRGHLARYHRPNSCKCPDCDLVFPNPPKLTTHRANAHGAKAFKCSKCSERFSTQYLRQKHLIDAHGSGHKCSFCDRMFARNSYMKDHIRKLHLKEKNVECSVCKEKFFDKTRLNIHMVKHIGERNYHCDICGKTFLWKKNLRGHMSSHKRSA, encoded by the coding sequence ATGTATATAGAACAATTCAAATTAATAGATCTTAGCTGTCCACTTTGTAAAGAAAATTTTACTGAAATGGAAATACTTAACGCTCATGTTACTTCGCATTCAAACAATTTGCAATGTGAATTGTGTTCAGAAATGTTTAGCAAGAAAAAGGGATTGAAGTTACACAAGCAACTAGTTCATACATACgattataataaatatgaagAGCAAATAGACATTAAAGAAGAACCAGATGTCATTGAAACTAAAGTGAAAACATTTGATCCCGATGCAGTAGAAAAGAAAAGGATAGCCAAGCTAAGACGACAAAACATTGCCTGTGTCTTAAACATGTCCACAGCTACACCTTTCAAATACTATATGAAtaggtttcgttgtttctaTTGCTCGAAAAACCATCCAGAATTTGAACCAATCAAAACTCACACTCTCACTAAACACACCTACTGCGATCCTGAGGGGATAGCCATGAAATCCATTAAAGGGAAAGATGCTATAGTCAAAGTAGATATTAGTTCCTTAGCTTGCAAGTTATGCTGCATGTCAATTAGCGACCTAGACGCTCTATCAGACCATTTAGTATCAAATCATCATACGAAACACGATAAATTGATGATGGATATAGTCCAACCTTTTAAGATAGCGAAGGACAACATGGCTTGTCCGCTCTGCCCGAACGTAGCTTTTAGGTACTTTGTAAAGCTTTTAGAACACATGAACGAAAGCCATTCTAATAATAACGTGATATGCGTTTACTGCGGCCAAGCGTTTAGGAGTACGCCGTCCTATAGAGGTCATCTAGCGAGGTATCACAGGCCGAACTCGTGTAAATGTCCCGACTGCGATCTAGTGTTTCCTAACCCGCCTAAACTTACAACGCACAGAGCAAACGCTCACGGTGCTAAAGCTTTCAAATGCTCCAAATGCAGCGAGAGATTTTCCACTCAGTATCTGAGGCAGAAACATCTCATTGACGCCCACGGCTCGGGGCACAAATGCTCTTTCTGTGACAGAATGTTTGCTAGGAACTCCTACATGAAAGACCATATCAGAAAACTGCATTTGAAGGAGAAAAACGTGGAATGCTCAGTATGTAAGGAGAAGTTCTTCGATAAGACGAGACTGAATATACATATGGTGAAACATATCGGGGAGAGGAACTATCATTGTGATATTTGTGGAAAAACTTTTCTTTGGAAGAAAAATTTAAGAGGCCATATGTCTTCGCATAAACGGAGCGCTTAG